The DNA sequence CCGGGCCGATCCATTCGTCACAGATCTTCACGCTGTGCAGCTGGTTGCCCCAATGGAAGTCGTCGCGGCGGATTGCCAGGTCGACACCGCTGCGGGTGAAGTCCAGCGGCCCGCCGGCAGCCACCAGGTGCAACTGCAGGTCGGGGTGGGCAGCATGAAAGCGCGGCAGGCGCGGGATCAGCCAGCGCATGGCGATGGTGGGCTCGCAGGACAGCACCAGTACATTATCGCGGCCCTGTTGTTGCAGGCGCTGCACAGCGCCTTCGAGTTGCTCGAAAATCGCCTGGGTGGTGCTGTGCAAGGTGCGGCCGGCCGGAGTCAGGAAAATGGCCCGGTTACGGCGCTCGAACAGTTCCACGCCAAGGCTTTCTTCAAGCAGGCGCACCTGGCGGCTGACCGCGCCATGGGTGACATGCAGGTGCTCGGCGGCGCGCACGAAGCTTTCGGCCTGCGCGGCGATGTCGAAATAGCGGAAGGCGTTCAGTGGCGGCAGCTTCATGGCGTCCCTGTTTGGCTGTGCCGGCCTCTTCGCGATTAAACCGCGAAGAGGCCGGCACAGGTTTCTATGATCAGTGAGAAAAACTAGCAGATTTACCTCACTTTAAATCGATTTTGCCTTGTCCATAAGCTCTCGATAATCAGCGAATCTGTGCATTTACATCGTCTATCGAGAGCCCCTTCATGACCGAACTCATCGCCATCGCCCTGTTCACCTTGCTCGCCGTCATCAGCCCCGGCGCGGATTTCGCCATGGTTACCCGCAGCAGTTATGCACAGGGCCGCAAGGCAGGGCTGGCTGCCGCCGTGGGCATAGCGCTGGGCGTGCAGGTGCACGTGCTGTACACGGTGCTGGGAATTGCCCTGATCATCAGCCACAGCCCGACGCTGTTCCTGGCCATGAAAGTGCTCGGTGCGGGTTATCTGATCTACCTGGGTTACCGGTTGCTGACCCGCCGCAGCCAGGTAAGCGTGAACGGGGAGGCGGGCCAAGCAGGCTTGCTGATTGCGCTGCGCACCGGCTTTCTGACCAATGCC is a window from the Pseudomonas anuradhapurensis genome containing:
- a CDS encoding LysR substrate-binding domain-containing protein; translation: MKLPPLNAFRYFDIAAQAESFVRAAEHLHVTHGAVSRQVRLLEESLGVELFERRNRAIFLTPAGRTLHSTTQAIFEQLEGAVQRLQQQGRDNVLVLSCEPTIAMRWLIPRLPRFHAAHPDLQLHLVAAGGPLDFTRSGVDLAIRRDDFHWGNQLHSVKICDEWIGPVCHPTASVRLDHQRLLHSSTRPAAWPTWLRLSGQQARHAERSDYEHFYLSIQAASAGLGLAMASALMVRDELDSRQLQAPFGFVPDGSAYHLLSPQPLHDGGKRQRFAAWVTDECRSCLAQLGLVQNDEPERPSPPQVR
- a CDS encoding LysE family translocator: MTELIAIALFTLLAVISPGADFAMVTRSSYAQGRKAGLAAAVGIALGVQVHVLYTVLGIALIISHSPTLFLAMKVLGAGYLIYLGYRLLTRRSQVSVNGEAGQAGLLIALRTGFLTNALNPKTMLFVISAYTQVVQPGSSLALDFAYGGFMSFAHWAWFSLVAVFFSNAGLRKAMLARQQLVDRMIGVALIGLGLAVAFAGVK